CGTAGTCGCGCATCAGGGGTCCGACCAGACGGGGATCGGGTTCCAGGGCATCGACGATGCCGCGAGCGAGATCCCGGATGCGGTCCGCCCGAGTAGGGCGACGGATGCGGGAGCGCCGCTCGAAGCTTCGCCAGCGGCGGAACGCCACCGTGGCGATCCGCTCGCGTTGCGCGGGGATGGGAAGCGGGCATCCGGCCGCGTGCAGCCGCTCGAATGCCGCGATCACCCTGGCGTGGTCGTCCACTCCGCTCCTCCGAGGTGCGCTGCCCGGCTCGCGATCACGGTATATCGTGCCCCTCCGGTCTGCGGGGCATCGATCCGTTTCCCCGCGGCAGCAACCAGCAGTGCCGTACCGGCGAACTCGGCAAAGGCGCGCCGGGCGAGGGAGAGCTTCACGTAATGGTGGCGGTCGTGGCGGGCAGGTCGAGCAGCGCGCCGAGTTGACGGAACGCCTCCGGCCTGACCCGGTACCACACCCACGTGCCCCGCCGTTCGGAGTCGACCAGGCCAGCCTCGCGCAGCACCTTGAGGTGGTGGGAGATGGTCGGGCCGGACAGCTCGAACGCCGGGGTCAGGTCACACACGCACATCTCCGGCACCGACGCGATCATCGACATCAACCGCAGTCGGACCGGGTCGCCGAGAGCCTTGAACATCGGGGCGACCACCGCCGCCTGCTCGGCATCCATCGGGCGGACCGCCAGCGGGGCACAGCAGGCCACCGCTTCAAGGTCCACGACCGGCACAGTCTGCTTCGGCATTCGTCTAGCTTGACAGGCATCGAAACAGGGTGCAACAGTGGATCTGCTTCGAAAAATATCTAGACAAGCCCGGGTTTCTACCTTGCAGGAGGCATCTCATGTCCCGTGTCCAGCTCGCCCTGCGTGTGTCCGACCTCGAAGGCTCGGTCGCCTTCTACTCGAAACTGTTCGGCGTCGAGCCAGCCAAGCGCCGGCCCGGCTACGCCAACTTCGCCGTCGAGAACCCGCCCCTGAAGCTCGTACTGCTGAAGGGAGCGGCCGACCAGCCCACCGTCATGGACCATCTGGGCGTAGAGGTGTCCAGCACCGACGACGTCAACGCCGCCACCAAGCGCCTCACCGAATCCGGCCTCATCACGCTTGAGGAGAACGACACCGAGTGCTGCTACGCCCTCCAGGACAAGGTCTGGGTACGCGGCCCCGGCAACGAGCCGTGGGAGGTCTACACCGTCAAGGCCGACGCCAACGTCCTCAACATGGGCGGCGACGGCGACGAGTGCCGCTGCGGCGAGGCGACCGACGCAGCGCAGGAGCCCGCCAGCAGCGGAGCCGCACGCTGCTGCTGACCGCCGCGATCCGCACGCTCAGATCCGGAGTCTGACAGCGCGGGTCGAGACCCGCACCCGCTTCCGGCGTGGGCCCCAGCTCAGGAGTTGTTCCTGGCTGGGGCCTTACCGTTGCCCTCGCGGGGCCACAGTTGGCCAGCGCCGCTCAAGGGTCGGCAGCCGGGTGACGCTCGTGGTCCGTTGCGTCAGCCGTGCGGTCTCATCGTGCTGCGTTGGTGCGGGCGAGGGAGCACAGTAGTCGGTAGGCGAGGTCCACTGCCTGCTGTTCCTGCTTCCGTGAGCCCCAGAGCCGGTTGATTGTGGCAATCTCGGTGCGGACATCGACCAAGCGGTTGTGGCGGGTCTTCGCGCAGTATGCGGTGTTGACCTTTCGTGATTCGTCGTTGATCCGGCGCGCCTCCGCCAGGCCAAGTTGGCAGAGACCGGTAATCGCCATGCCCTCGATCTCGGCGACCGTCAGGGCGGCGGCGTTGGCGGGGAGACCGGCGGCATGGATGGCAACGGCAACCTGGCCGTTCGACAGCCCTCCCAGCAGAAACCTGGTGGGCGATTGCCCAGTGGCAGCCGGCGCAACGAGTCGGGCCGGGGCGTCGAGGCTCGGCGCGCAGGTGGCCCCGGTAGCGACGGGACCGGGTGGCGCAGGGGGAACGGTAGGCTGGACCAGCATCGTGTTTCCTTTCGCAGGGGGCGATGCGTCTGGCCTCGACGGGCCGCAATCCCGTCGGGGCCTTTTCGTTGCGCTCCCAATATCCGTGCGAGGAGGGGCGCATCGATCGGTGACAAGGCTAGGCAAGCCCCATTGCCCCGGTCAATCCCTCATGCGATAGTGCGATGGTGTTCGGCGTAAGCGATGTGGAGGACACGGTGATCAGCCCCGACGCGCTTGCTGAGATCCAGGATCCGGGAGAGCGGGCACGCAAGGCGGGTCGCGCGATTGATGACCATCAGGCGGTGGTGAACGAGCTGTCCCGGTTGCGGCGCGAGGCGCTGGACGAGATGGTGTCCCAGGGCATGACGCAGGCACAAATCGCTCAGGTGGTCGGCATGACCCGTGCCCGGGTTGGTCAGCTGCTGTCCTCCGGTCCGCGACCCGAGCGGGCGATGCTCGGAACCGGCCCGCTCACGGTTGCCGTCGGCGGCAAGTTCGAAGCGGGCAAGAAGGAGCCGTACGCGGTGCTCTCGGCCGAGATGCTGGCCGCGTACGAGAAGCTGGCCCGCCTCGCCCGAGGGCTCGGTCTGAACACTGAGTACGAGGTGGTGCCACCACCCGGGATGGTCGACCTGAACCGGACCAACCTGATCGTGATGGGCAGTCCCCGAATCCTGCCGTTCGTCGGGCAGGTACTCGGCGCTGACCCGAATCTGGGCTTCGGCAAGAGCGACGACGGCTTGTACCTGGTGAACCACCAGACCGGCGAGGAGTTCAGGTCCCCGTCAGACAGCGGTCGGTCCGTCGACTACGGGTACATCGGCCGGCTGCCCCGCCCCGATGGGCGCGGCAGTTTTCTCTACCTTGCGGGCATCCACGCCATGGGCACGCTCGGCACCGCGCACTACCTCGAAG
This DNA window, taken from Micromonospora sp. FIMYZ51, encodes the following:
- a CDS encoding metalloregulator ArsR/SmtB family transcription factor yields the protein MPKQTVPVVDLEAVACCAPLAVRPMDAEQAAVVAPMFKALGDPVRLRLMSMIASVPEMCVCDLTPAFELSGPTISHHLKVLREAGLVDSERRGTWVWYRVRPEAFRQLGALLDLPATTATIT
- a CDS encoding ArsI/CadI family heavy metal resistance metalloenzyme; protein product: MSRVQLALRVSDLEGSVAFYSKLFGVEPAKRRPGYANFAVENPPLKLVLLKGAADQPTVMDHLGVEVSSTDDVNAATKRLTESGLITLEENDTECCYALQDKVWVRGPGNEPWEVYTVKADANVLNMGGDGDECRCGEATDAAQEPASSGAARCC
- a CDS encoding sigma-70 family RNA polymerase sigma factor, coding for MVFGVSDVEDTVISPDALAEIQDPGERARKAGRAIDDHQAVVNELSRLRREALDEMVSQGMTQAQIAQVVGMTRARVGQLLSSGPRPERAMLGTGPLTVAVGGKFEAGKKEPYAVLSAEMLAAYEKLARLARGLGLNTEYEVVPPPGMVDLNRTNLIVMGSPRILPFVGQVLGADPNLGFGKSDDGLYLVNHQTGEEFRSPSDSGRSVDYGYIGRLPRPDGRGSFLYLAGIHAMGTLGTAHYLEDHLDELYREVKHRRFSLLVACTYDPAKRTVLKVDALTQVYRSEGVV